A region of the Leptospira broomii serovar Hurstbridge str. 5399 genome:
CGATCGGGACACCAAACCTTCACCTAACCCGCTTCCAATTGCCCTCGTTAAAACTGCTTCGCAGATTTTACTCGGGCTTAATCCTGTCTTTCTACTAGATTACTTTTCAGAAATGCAGAGTAGAAATAAACAGTAGGCTTTCCATAAAGTCTATATAGCACCAAAAATTCATCCATAAACAATCGTCTTAATCCTAATTCTACCTTAGAAATATGACTTCGGCTCCGTTTTAGCTTTTTGGCTACTTCCGCTTGAGTAAATCCCGCTTCCTTTCTCGCTGTTTTTAAGGCTCTGTA
Encoded here:
- a CDS encoding helix-turn-helix domain-containing protein, whose translation is MFASALPYWEVSKKEKEFFYRALKTARKEAGFTQAEVAKKLKRSRSHISKVELGLRRLFMDEFLVLYRLYGKPTVYFYSAFLKSNLVERQD